In Topomyia yanbarensis strain Yona2022 chromosome 2, ASM3024719v1, whole genome shotgun sequence, one DNA window encodes the following:
- the LOC131679833 gene encoding uncharacterized protein LOC131679833, whose translation MIDDRLSFSSHIDHAYERAVQLILALSRIMPNNAAISSSKKRLLGSVFTSVPRYARSAWHCKTKGNPSRLDSTFRLMAMRASGAYRIISPDAAYAIAGTMPINLLLEEDIKESVNETKLIP comes from the coding sequence ATGATAGATGATCGGCTAAGCTTTAGTAGTCACATCGACCACGCATACGAGAGGGCCGTACAACTGATCTTGGCACTATCTCGGATCATGCCCAACAATGCGGCGATCAGCAGCAGTAAAAAGCGACTACTGGGGAGTGTTTTCACATCGGTGCCCAGATACGCAAGATCTGCATGGCACTGCAAAACGAAGGGAAACCCATCTCGGCTGGATAGCACGTTTAGGCTGATGGCTATGCGGGCGTCTGGTGCGTATCGAATTATCTCGCCAGATGCAGCCTACGCGATAGCTGGAACGATGCCTATAAACCTTTTACTCGAAGAAGATATCAAGGAGTCTGTAAACGAGACTAAGTTGATACCATAA